ACATCCGCAGAAATCCCTTTTTTAAGCACCATTCTCTTTGGTGCATTTGGAGTGTAACCCAAATAACTGTAAAGCATTTCTGCCTGAGAAGCCCTGGCTACGCTATCGGCGTAGGCAGAATCTCCCGGGCATTCTATCGGGACCATATCCACAACAACCCATGGGATCGCGACCTCCCAAATAGAGTGTCCACCACTTATATAAAAATACATCTCCTCGGTTTTATGATTGGCGGAGCAAAAATCAAACGGCTTGGTTACATAAACATTAGTCATCGATTCCTTTATCACAGCACTCCAAGAAAAGAGATCGTCTCCAACATAATTTTCAAAACCAAAAACAAGACCACGGCTTCTGTCGGTCGTAGCTTTTAAGCGTGGCATCAACCTTGAGCCATGCGGAACCATCACCTTGTATCTCGCCTTAGCATTTTTCGACGGCTCGTCCATAGTAGTACACTTAATAACTATGGCCCAACCCACACTATCGGAATAATGCCGCAACGAAACCTGATAAGAGGAAGCCTTCTTAGAATAAAAATTCCAACCGTCATCAGTAGGCGTTTCGTTAAATCGTCCTGCACCGCCCAACAAATCTACGGTGTCTACGGGAGCGGCACAAATAGTGCTGACCAGCCCGCACAATAGTATTGTTAAAACAAGATAACGCATAAATTCCCCCTGAAGAGTTGGCAATTTAATATAAATATAACCTTTTTTTCACTTATTTCAAAACGTTTTCCTTAGGGATTTTTCCCAAGTGTGAATGACCTCACCATGCCTCCGAAAGCGCCATTTTTAGCCGCCTTTCAGTACATCGGCCCCCTATTTTCTATATTTGCGCCCAGAATTATTCAAGGAGCACAATATGTCCTTCGTACAAGACCTCAAGGAAAAAGTCCTAGCAGGTTACGAAATCAACCGCGAAGAGGCAATCCGCTTGCTGGATGCCGACCTCAAGAAACTCTGCGATGCCGCCAACGAAATCCGCGAAAAGTTCCACGGCAACAATTTTGACTTCTGCTCCATCGTGAACGCGCGCAGCGGGCGCTGCTCCGAAAACTGCAAGTACTGTGCCCAGAGCAGTTACTACCATACCGGCGCCCCCGAATACAAATTGCTCAGCGCCGACGAAATCGTGGCAGACGCGAAGAAGAAAGAAGCCGCAGGCATCCCGCGTTACTCTATCGTCACATCGGGCCGTACGCTTTCGAACCGCGACGTAGAACAGATTAGTGAAGCCATCCGCAGGCTCAAAAAAGAAACCAAGCTTTCCGTGTGCCTTTCGGCTGGGCTCTTGAACAGGGAACAGTTCAACAAACTGAAAGAAGCCGGCCTCACCCGCTTCCACAACAACCTGGAAACTTACCGCAGGCACTTCCCCGACGTATGCACCACGCACACCTACGACGACAAGATTGGCGCTCTCCAGAACGCCCTTGCCGCAGGGCTCGAGATTTGCAGCGGAGGCATCATGGGCCTCGGCGAGACCATGGAAGACCGCATCGACATGTGCCTCGACCTGCGTAAGCTCGGCGTCAAGTCCACTCCGGTGAACGTGCTGAACGCCATCCCAGGCACGCCGTACGAGAACCTCCCGAAGCTCACGAACGACGAGTTCTGCCGCATCGTGGCCATTTACCGATTCATCAATCCGAAGGCGTTCATCCGCCTCGCAGGTGGCCGCGGCGTACTCGGCGACGACGGTAAACGCGCATTCAAGAGCGGCGCCAACGCAGCCATTACCGACGACATGCTCACCACCGCAGGCGTCAACAGTTGCAAGGATTTCGAACTCGTAAAGGGACTCGGATTCAAGCCGCACGGATTTCTGATATAGCAACACGTTCTACAGGCCTGCAAAAGGCCTATATGAAACGCCCTTTTTAAATTTCAAACAAAAGAACGCACTTTTCCCTAAAAAAAGGGATTAAGCGGTATTTGTTTTTGCACCCAAACAAAATATATTGCATAATGTAAAAGATCGTCCTAACAGTTCATCGGAGGATTGTAAAAATGAAAAAGATCCATCTCGGCCTCTTATCCCTCTCCCTGTTCTTCACGGCCTGTTCACTCGACCTCTCCAGCACTGAGGCTGATGGGAAATGGGAAGAAATGAAACTAAGTAAAAAAGAAGTTCACTTCGAACACAAGGGCGGCACCGACACCATTTCTGTCAAGAATTACAGTTCATGGTGGTTCGCTTCTGCATGCAACGGAGAGTGTTCCGATGGCAATCGCATTCTTCCCACCTCCATTGATACAGGAGCTATTGACAACAGGCTCATCAGTGGCGGCTGGTGGAGTGCCGAAGTCCTGAAGGATTCGCCAAACAAAGTTGTCGTTACAGTGAATGGTGCTGAGACATGCCTATCCGAAGACTGTGGCAAAGAAGTTTTCCCGAGAAAGGCAATTATCACCATGACCGCAGGCGATATATTTAACAACTTCGTTATCTATCAGGATTAAAAATCAGCGACTTGCTAGTTTATCTATCATCGCATCGCAGCCTTCGTTCACGTCGTCCCAGGTCGCTTGGAAATCTCCAGTATACCAGGGGTCGGCAACGTCGCGCGATTTTCCGGCCCAATCCATGAGCAACGATACCTTACCGGGCTGGGTTGATTCTTTTTCGTAAATATCGCGAGGCAGTATCCAGCGCAGGTTCCGCAAGTTGTTCCTGTCCATGAGCACGATGTAGTCATAATATTCGTAATCCTGTGCAGTCATTTGGCGGGCATGTTTGCCGCTACAGTCGATACCGTGCGAATTCAGCATGCGCCTT
This genomic stretch from uncultured Fibrobacter sp. harbors:
- the bioB gene encoding biotin synthase BioB encodes the protein MSFVQDLKEKVLAGYEINREEAIRLLDADLKKLCDAANEIREKFHGNNFDFCSIVNARSGRCSENCKYCAQSSYYHTGAPEYKLLSADEIVADAKKKEAAGIPRYSIVTSGRTLSNRDVEQISEAIRRLKKETKLSVCLSAGLLNREQFNKLKEAGLTRFHNNLETYRRHFPDVCTTHTYDDKIGALQNALAAGLEICSGGIMGLGETMEDRIDMCLDLRKLGVKSTPVNVLNAIPGTPYENLPKLTNDEFCRIVAIYRFINPKAFIRLAGGRGVLGDDGKRAFKSGANAAITDDMLTTAGVNSCKDFELVKGLGFKPHGFLI
- a CDS encoding low molecular weight protein-tyrosine-phosphatase, with translation MEKVKILFVCHGNICRSPMAEFVMKQKLASAGIEGFEVASAATSTEEIGNPVYPPARRMLNSHGIDCSGKHARQMTAQDYEYYDYIVLMDRNNLRNLRWILPRDIYEKESTQPGKVSLLMDWAGKSRDVADPWYTGDFQATWDDVNEGCDAMIDKLASR